Below is a window of Mus caroli chromosome 2, CAROLI_EIJ_v1.1, whole genome shotgun sequence DNA.
atttcattggctatttatgaattttatatgGGGTAAGTTACAGCATTTCAATGAttaagtttgattttaaaaattctaagccATGCTACTGTCTGAAGATTTAGAAAGGTGAGATTTACAGATTTGTGAACAAGATTTTATAATTGCATTTGTATAGGTATTACCTATAATACTTGATAAATCACCAATGGAGTATGTACAAATAATCTTATAAACCATACTACATTTACATACTTGTAACATTAGTCAAAATATTTGAGTTTCTCTAAATTTTTGGAAAAACATGAATCCTTTTGGTTGTATGTTACTCTAACCAGTGTGTTATCTTATAGGGAGGAATGGTACTTCATAGAAGCCTCACACAGATCACACATTAACATTACACAAATCAGCAGGAAATAGTGACTTTaggcaaaatgaaacaaataaatcaatagtaGCAAAGTTTACAGGTAGGGTCCattgctctttctttttgtaCCTATCCTGATCTATCCAGATATTGCCTTTTCTCTGTGCTCTTTGTTGTAAGCCAGTATCTTTACCATTATCAATCTCTGCAAAAGTTTTTTTATGATGGTgcaagatatctcagtggttTAAATACATTGCCAAACCTGTAAGAACTATGTTTGGCTCTGAGCCTAATTCCTTATAACCTCATATGCTCAATAACTCAACTCTTTTGTGGCCAAAACCAGATAGAATACCCCTATGCTGGTGTGTTTTTCAAGGTCCTGCTGAGATCCTTTCTGTATTTAATTTACATTAATAGGTCAATATGTATGTTATTTACTGGGATTGGGGGGCAGTGGAGAAAAATCACTTTAGGTGCTATCTTAGAGTTGTGTGGGAAACTCCTTTGGGGCAATTTCTCTGCAGTACATTTAGACTTAATCTAAATATACTTTAAGATCAATTAAATAACACTATGATCTCAAAACCAGTACATTTAagcagaaaattttaattaagaaagaaataatattaatacaTGGCTGATTTAGGAATAAGTATTTTCAATATCCTTTGCATAAATGGAAGTGAGGGTTTGCACATAAGAGACTCCTTTATCAGAGATTAAACTTGtatattatttgggaatttcatgcaTTCACTCactgcattttaaaatcaaatgtacCTCTACTTTCTCCTCTTTCATTCTTCCCCTACATACCACCCATCATACCACTTTTCCTTATCCTATTcatgacctccatatgtgtgtttTAAAGTTGCAGAATCTACTTAGTATTGCTTGTATGTGAGTGTAGGCCCTTCTACTGAAGTATAGTATCTTTTTAGTGGCTGTATCCCTGAAGATAACATATTCTTTCTCCCCTAGAAGTTATCGTTCTCAACAGCTTCTCAGCTAATGGTGAGACTTCATGATTATATCCTCTATGTATGCTGGAGTTTTGGCTGGCAACAATtagtaaaatgaatatattttaagattattaaaattaaaaatttagcaAGTAGCTATAGATACCACATTGGGTATATGTTAGCTTCCAGTTTCTTATCCTTTCCTTTGCAGTGATGTTTGTTGACACATAGAGACATGttgccccctctctttctttaaaataaaatttaacatccCATATTCATACTCATTGTTATTTAAGAATCATTTCTAGTATTTGGACAGAAGAAATTAAGTTATATTCCCTGTCTGTTATAATTCCATATGATGTTTTCTTCATATCTCTATAATAGGCATTATGCAAGGAAAATAAGAGGGAAAATAaagtaaacttcatttttttgagGAAGTATTATATTCTGTCCTATTTCACACTCAATTCAAACACCCAATCAAACCAGTTTTAATATTAACAAATGGCTGTAAGCAATACTATAGAATATAGTTCAATCATTAGACATACGTAAACATGAAGTAAATATGAACGACGTTCATTATATACTTACATGAAGATATTACAATGTCACTCATCATTTATTACactaaaaatagacttttaaataaaaacccaTGTACCCTATTCAAAAATTTTTGGTGGAATTTCAAAAGATGGAAATTTAATTTCTGATACCTACTTTCTCAACCTTGTCCTCAAGTAGTCTGTTACCATTTAGTCCTGGCTTGCCAAGTGTGTGTCAATTTAGAATTCAGAAGGAGCTAACTTAAAGAGTTTCCTCAGAGCTTCCTTTACATCTTTATTCCTTAGACTGTAGATCATGGGGTTCAACATGGGGAATAACACAGTATAAAAGGTAGACACCATTTTATCCCTTTCCAAGGAATAACTGGAACTTGGACGAGAGTAGATGTAGAGAATGGAGCCATAGTACAAGGTCACAGAGATGAGGTGGGACgagcaggtggagaaggccttgAGACGACCCTGGGTTGATCGGATCCTCAGGATGGCAGCAATGATGAAGAGGTAGGAGGTCAAGATGAGAAGAGTGGGAGAGATGACATTGGAAGCTAGGAGGAAGTACAGCACAGACTGGTAACTCTCCCTGACATCACATGCCAACTTCACCAGAGGTGGGACATCACAGAAAAAATCATCAATGACATTGTCACCACAAAAGTCCAATGTGAATGTGTTGCTAGTTAATATTATTGCATTGACAAATCCTCCTGTATAGGAATATACAACCAAACAGACACACAACCTTCGTGACATAGCTTGAGCATAAAGCAGGGGATTCGAGATGGCGGTGTAGCGATCATAAGCCATGGCAGCCAGTAGGTAGCATTCACTATAGGCCAATCCAGCAGAGAAAAAGAATTGAGACAGACATCCAGCAAAGGAGATGCTTTTGTCTTCAGAGATGCAGGTCACCAGGATCTTTGGAGTATAGACAGAGGAATACCAGAGATCCAAAAAAGACAGATTCCCAATGAAgaaatacatgggtgtgtggagccTGGAGTCATTGCAGATCAATATGATGAGGGTGGTGTTTCCTAGCAATGTCAGGGAATATACTCCAAGAAACATGACAAACAGTATCTTCTGCATCACTGGGTCTGTTGAGAAGCCCAGCAAGATGAAGCCAGTCACTGTGTGATTgcccctctccatccctctggGAGCTTGCACCTAGGAGTACAGAAAAGCTTAGTTTTCTTTACAAGTATGAAatgtcagcatttttttttctgataaactCCTGTAACATAATCAGCACCAGGGTGAACACTGTATTTCTTTTGTAGGTGATAGAAATCTCCAAGTGTAAACACATTTTCAATGACTGTAATTAGAATACATTGGTTGGATTTTAGAGGAATACCAGAGATCCAAAAAAGACAGATTCCCAATGAAgaaatacatgggtgtgtggagccTGGAGTCATTGCAGATCAATATGATGAGGGTGGTGTTTCCTAGCAATGTCAGGGAATATACTCCAAGAAACATGGTATCCCTCTAAAATCCCAGTAGCAGCATGTTTGGAATACATTTGAATTTTGCTTAGGGTACCTAGTACTTAAAGTATAGCTGGATTCAACTTGTGAGATATAAAGTCTAATGTATAAAGTAATATTAACatggagtgggaggagggggaagacagTGGTTACAAGATTAAACTGAAAGGTCACAAATACTTGCCATGCTTCTAAATCGAAAAAAATACAATGTTTCTTCAAATTTCAACTGAAAGGGATTTATATGGAACTGATAAAACATATCGTTTCCATAAAAATGAGAAATCTCAGCAAACTTCGTGTCAGTGCTGGTGACCTCTATAGACATTGCAATGGCATTTGTGTGCCTGCCCTATATGAACATGCCaaaaagaaattcacatttaCCAAAGGAGATGGAACGATGGATCAGCAGTAAGGGACACTTGCTGATCTTCAGACACTCACATAGTAgctgacaaccacctgtaacttcagttcctggagattcaacaccctcttctggcctttaatAATATGTAGTTAACAGTTATACATGCAGGCAAGTCAcgatatatataatattacaataacaacaaacacgAGATAATAACCTTAGAGTTCACTGCTGACAAACCTAACTTGGTGGTGACCAATAATTGATCTATTTGGTCTATTCAACAAGAAAGAAGTCATGCCTGAAATTGGAAAACTAGACAACTACTaagtgctagtgaagtcatggatcttggaggaaaaTCTATAACTATTACTTTACTAATCTAGCATAATGCCTAGCAAAAATCTAAGCATTTGTCTCCATACCTAGAGATAAGTATTGTCCTCACTCTTCAACAAGGAAACTTCTATTTGCAGCAGAAGGAGACCATGATAGAAAATAACTGACCCAAATTGCAGATTTGTGGAATCCAATCCCAATGGATATATCTAAAAGTTATTTCCACACCTAAGGTTTAGAGAGTATTCTGAAAGAGGGAAAGTaaaactgtaagagccagaggatcagggagtttgctgagAGATTGTTTCCTAGTAATATCGGAAGATACTTCCATAAAGTGTCAGTAGCGTGACTGCTTAAATATGAGCAGAACAAGGGCAACAGATATAGACATGACAACCTGAAGCTTGTCTCTCTACAAAGATAACTAGAGGCAATTACGTTATACTGAGAGTAGAAGAGACAGTCTTGCCTAGGGAAGAGTACACCAGATGTCTGTTGAATCGCAAATGCTCAGCCCTGAAGACTTATATACAAGTagtattatacagactgagcaatttatatttaggaaaatatgtatgtacatatgtgcgtGTAATGACAGTTAATAAGAAAAGGGGCTATGAGTTTGAATACAATATTGTTAATGCATAAAAATGAATGTGTAAAAATGTCCTTCATAATattatagcttttaaaaacatgaactgTGAACAGTGCTGTTTTCATTGTGATTCTAAGAACTTTTAGAAATATGATTTCAAATGG
It encodes the following:
- the LOC110290180 gene encoding olfactory receptor 1013-like — its product is MERGNHTVTGFILLGFSTDPVMQKILFVMFLGVYSLTLLGNTTLIILICNDSRLHTPMYFFIGNLSFLDLWYSSVYTPKILVTCISEDKSISFAGCLSQFFFSAGLAYSECYLLAAMAYDRYTAISNPLLYAQAMSRRLCVCLVVYSYTGGFVNAIILTSNTFTLDFCGDNVIDDFFCDVPPLVKLACDVRESYQSVLYFLLASNVISPTLLILTSYLFIIAAILRIRSTQGRLKAFSTCSSHLISVTLYYGSILYIYSRPSSSYSLERDKMVSTFYTVLFPMLNPMIYSLRNKDVKEALRKLFKLAPSEF